A window from Candidatus Binatia bacterium encodes these proteins:
- a CDS encoding type II secretion system F family protein: MPVFAYEGRTASGKILRGNMEAPSREAVINRLRAQRIQPITNKIRERGKGLDREITLPGFRPTVKPKDVVVFTRQLTTMIDAGMPLVQILDILASQSDNKTFATQIRDVKESVEAGSTLSEALRKFPKSFDELYVNMVQAGEVGGILDTILGRLSVYMEKMLSLKRKIKGAMIYPATIVTVAVIVTMILLVFVIPVFAELFASFEQELPLPTQIVINLSNFVVANLHFMVGAVVIAVVALRYTYRTERGRLYLDQAMLRFPIIGELIRKAAIARFSRTLGTLVSSGVPILDSLTITARTAGNKVVERAVFAIRESISQGRTMLEPLTQSGVFPPMVCQMVGAGEMTGAIDQMLQKIADFYEEEVDVAVANLTALMEPLVIVVLGTVIGGLVIAMYLPIFQLGSLLSS; encoded by the coding sequence ATGCCGGTCTTTGCGTACGAAGGGCGGACCGCGAGCGGAAAGATCCTCCGTGGCAACATGGAGGCGCCGTCCCGCGAGGCGGTGATCAACCGCCTGCGCGCGCAGCGGATCCAGCCGATCACCAACAAGATCCGCGAGCGCGGCAAGGGCCTCGACCGCGAGATCACGCTGCCGGGCTTCCGGCCGACCGTCAAGCCCAAAGACGTCGTCGTCTTCACGCGTCAGCTGACGACGATGATCGACGCGGGCATGCCGCTCGTGCAGATCCTCGACATCCTCGCGAGCCAGTCGGACAACAAGACCTTCGCCACGCAGATCCGCGACGTGAAGGAGTCGGTCGAGGCGGGCTCGACGCTGTCCGAGGCGCTGCGCAAGTTCCCGAAGAGCTTCGACGAGCTCTACGTCAACATGGTGCAGGCCGGCGAGGTCGGCGGCATCCTCGACACGATCCTGGGACGCCTCTCCGTCTACATGGAGAAGATGCTGTCCCTGAAGCGCAAGATCAAAGGCGCGATGATCTACCCGGCGACGATCGTCACCGTCGCGGTGATCGTCACGATGATCCTGCTGGTGTTCGTGATCCCGGTGTTCGCCGAGCTGTTCGCGAGCTTCGAGCAGGAGCTGCCGCTGCCGACGCAGATCGTTATCAACCTGTCGAACTTCGTCGTCGCGAACCTGCACTTCATGGTCGGAGCCGTGGTGATCGCGGTGGTGGCCCTGCGCTACACCTACCGGACCGAGCGCGGACGGCTCTACCTCGACCAGGCGATGCTGCGCTTCCCGATCATCGGTGAGCTGATCCGCAAGGCCGCGATCGCGCGCTTCTCGCGCACGCTTGGCACGCTGGTCTCGTCGGGCGTGCCGATCCTCGACTCGCTGACCATCACCGCGCGCACCGCGGGCAACAAGGTCGTCGAGCGCGCGGTCTTCGCGATCCGCGAGAGCATCAGCCAGGGACGTACGATGCTCGAGCCGCTCACGCAGAGCGGCGTCTTCCCGCCGATGGTCTGCCAGATGGTCGGCGCGGGCGAGATGACCGGCGCGATCGACCAGATGCTCCAGAAGATCGCAGATTTTTACGAGGAGGAGGTCGACGTGGCCGTAGCGAACCTCACCGCGCTGATGGAGCCGCTCGTGATCGTCGTTCTGGGAACCGTCATCGGCGGTCTCGTGATCGCCATGTACCTGCCGATCTTCCAGCTCGGCTCGCTGTTGTCGTCATGA
- a CDS encoding type IV pilus twitching motility protein PilT: MQMHELFEQMTQQNASDLHITAGAPPMVRVHGDVVPLPYDPLDANATKQLCYSVLTEQQKKKFEEESELDFSFGVQGLSRFRGNLFVQRGAVGGVFRAIPQSAPPLSQLGLPPAVQNLIKLPRGLILVTGPTGSGKSTTMAAMIDQINETRAEHIITVEDPIEFLHPHKKCIVNQREVFADTHSFAAALKHILRQDPDVVLVGELRDLETIEAALTIAETGHLVFATLHTNSAVQTINRVIDVFPAGQQAQVRAQLSLVLEAVISQTLLPRADGRGRVMACEVMIPNPAIRNLIREEKVHQLYSQMQVGQQKWGMVTLSQSLLDLVQRRLITPEAALEAATEPEELKQMLGMRAATSQAGRVTIAR; the protein is encoded by the coding sequence ATGCAGATGCACGAGCTGTTCGAGCAGATGACTCAGCAGAACGCATCCGACCTGCACATCACGGCGGGTGCGCCGCCCATGGTGCGCGTGCACGGCGACGTCGTGCCGTTGCCGTACGACCCGCTCGACGCGAACGCCACCAAGCAGCTCTGCTACAGCGTCCTCACCGAGCAGCAGAAGAAGAAGTTCGAGGAGGAGAGCGAGCTCGACTTCTCGTTCGGCGTGCAGGGCCTGTCGCGCTTCCGCGGCAACCTGTTCGTGCAGCGCGGTGCGGTCGGCGGCGTGTTCCGCGCGATTCCGCAGTCGGCGCCGCCGCTCTCGCAGCTCGGGCTGCCGCCCGCGGTTCAGAACCTGATCAAGCTGCCGCGCGGCCTCATCCTGGTCACCGGTCCGACCGGCAGCGGTAAGTCGACGACGATGGCCGCGATGATCGACCAGATCAACGAGACGCGCGCCGAGCACATCATCACGGTCGAGGATCCGATCGAGTTCCTGCACCCGCACAAGAAGTGCATCGTCAACCAGCGCGAGGTGTTCGCCGACACGCACAGCTTCGCGGCCGCTCTCAAGCACATCCTGCGTCAGGACCCCGACGTCGTGCTCGTCGGCGAGCTCCGCGACCTCGAGACGATCGAGGCCGCGCTGACCATCGCCGAGACCGGCCACCTTGTGTTCGCGACGCTGCACACCAACTCGGCGGTGCAGACGATCAACCGCGTGATCGACGTCTTCCCGGCGGGACAGCAGGCGCAGGTGCGCGCGCAGCTCTCGCTCGTCCTCGAGGCGGTGATCTCGCAGACGCTGCTGCCGCGCGCCGACGGCCGCGGCCGCGTCATGGCGTGCGAGGTGATGATCCCGAACCCCGCGATCCGCAACCTGATCCGCGAGGAGAAGGTGCACCAGCTCTACTCGCAGATGCAGGTCGGCCAGCAGAAGTGGGGGATGGTGACGCTGTCGCAGTCGTTGCTCGATCTCGTGCAGCGGCGGCTGATCACGCCGGAGGCGGCGCTCGAGGCCGCGACCGAGCCGGAGGAGCTCAAGCAGATGCTCGGCATGCGGGCCGCGACCTCGCAGGCGGGGCGGGTGACGATCGCGCGGTAG
- a CDS encoding phosphatase PAP2 family protein — protein MRTRRPPWRAFRVALERALTGWAARCVALTAVYVAAGYVVTAALGLHLHWPLSELMQQANFMMFVAYVPLTLGWLVAAGGRQGAFWQRCRTLLFSPVFFLELVAALVVVHATLAVSSNLLQYLPAINERLHDSPLWRLDAWLHGGFEPAVVATEYAAEHGLLPWLDEAYAMLDGASLVVPVLFLISARLRPVRGRFFFAYSLVSILGLVLAVAWPTLGPALYRSSRFVWLDQALHTQHLQQVLLEAYALFRTDPGRYAFGLDQGIAALPNLQVAQLALFAIAAVRIPALSFALWLLAALSLAASLALGWHYAVAGYAGVLLAVLAWGLASLAVPLQRPDRDVVERTLPRRSAVA, from the coding sequence ATGCGTACGCGCAGGCCGCCCTGGCGAGCCTTCCGCGTGGCGCTCGAGCGTGCACTCACGGGCTGGGCGGCGCGCTGCGTGGCGCTCACGGCGGTCTACGTCGCGGCGGGCTACGTCGTCACGGCGGCGCTCGGGCTGCACCTGCACTGGCCGCTCTCGGAGCTGATGCAGCAGGCGAACTTCATGATGTTCGTCGCCTACGTGCCGCTGACGCTCGGGTGGCTGGTGGCCGCGGGCGGTCGACAGGGAGCGTTCTGGCAGCGCTGCCGGACGTTGCTGTTCTCGCCGGTGTTCTTCCTCGAGCTCGTTGCGGCGCTGGTCGTCGTGCACGCGACGCTCGCGGTGTCCTCGAACCTGCTCCAGTACCTGCCGGCGATCAACGAGCGGCTCCACGACTCGCCGCTCTGGCGTCTCGACGCGTGGCTGCACGGCGGCTTCGAGCCGGCGGTGGTGGCGACCGAGTACGCGGCGGAGCACGGGCTCCTGCCGTGGCTCGACGAAGCGTACGCTATGCTTGACGGAGCCTCGCTCGTCGTGCCGGTGCTCTTCCTGATCTCGGCGCGGCTGCGTCCGGTGCGGGGGCGCTTCTTCTTCGCCTATTCCCTGGTATCGATCCTCGGCTTGGTGCTGGCGGTCGCGTGGCCGACGCTCGGTCCCGCGCTCTACCGCAGCAGCCGCTTCGTCTGGCTCGACCAGGCGCTGCACACGCAGCACCTGCAGCAGGTCCTGCTCGAGGCCTACGCGCTCTTCCGCACGGACCCGGGCCGCTACGCGTTCGGCCTCGATCAGGGCATCGCCGCGCTGCCGAACCTGCAGGTCGCCCAGCTCGCGCTGTTCGCGATCGCGGCGGTGCGGATTCCCGCCCTCTCGTTCGCGCTGTGGCTGCTCGCGGCGCTCTCGCTCGCCGCGTCGCTCGCGCTCGGCTGGCACTACGCGGTCGCTGGCTACGCCGGCGTGCTGCTCGCCGTGCTCGCCTGGGGGCTCGCGTCCCTCGCCGTGCCGCTGCAGCGCCCGGACCGCGACGTCGTCGAGCGCACGCTGCCGCGACGCTCGGCGGTCGCGTGA
- a CDS encoding tetratricopeptide repeat protein has protein sequence MSERASLRVAALTVFAAGLLIYVNTLWNGFPFDDAIQVEQNLYVRSLAHLPAVFSQSTWPGYVYRPLPTLTYALTWALVGPEPWLYHLTSALLHAGVSVLVLLLLARFFARPVALLGALLFALHPIHVEAVASVANRTELLAALLGIGAALLVVPRTERADGRLPVARLVLGAAALFAALLAKESALTIAVAVPLLVAARAEVAGASGVALGERWRRVARGSAAPLAALAVGALCFFVVRHAVLGGDVLSRAVIAPIDNPLIARDAPSRVAHALALLGRYLAMCVFPWRLSADYSFGTPGLFDGVGAPAPLLWLALCAALAVATVVGIARGSLRLAFVGLWFFGTFAITSNVLLPIGAGFAERLAYVPSVAVCALVAWLLVEHAGRVVRIGGSVALLAAYAVLTLSYNRVWHDDATLLAYEMRTSPSAKVQAAYGKVLLDRGAHDEARALFHAALDAYPRHMMAAYGLGLVELKEGRPDAARVWLEKAIELDPGHPPSLVLLGRMRFADGEIDEAARLFVRALNSDNKSFDAKLGILAALLARDNLAQAAPLRDELMALSPRHAELLALSAELDRRLAGAGGRSGAGGDDARRTVALAGSGGA, from the coding sequence GTGAGCGAGCGCGCGAGCCTCCGTGTCGCGGCGCTGACGGTGTTCGCCGCCGGCCTGCTGATCTACGTCAACACGCTCTGGAACGGGTTTCCGTTCGACGACGCGATCCAGGTCGAGCAGAACCTCTACGTCCGCAGCCTGGCGCACCTGCCGGCGGTGTTCTCGCAGTCGACGTGGCCGGGCTACGTCTACCGTCCGCTGCCGACGCTGACCTACGCGCTCACCTGGGCGCTCGTCGGTCCGGAGCCGTGGCTCTACCACCTGACGAGCGCGCTGCTGCACGCCGGCGTCTCGGTGCTCGTCCTGCTGCTGCTCGCGCGATTCTTTGCTCGACCGGTCGCGCTGCTCGGCGCGCTGCTCTTCGCGCTGCACCCGATCCACGTCGAGGCGGTGGCGAGCGTCGCGAACCGGACGGAGCTGCTCGCGGCGTTGCTCGGCATCGGCGCGGCGCTGCTCGTCGTGCCGCGCACGGAGCGCGCGGACGGACGGTTGCCGGTCGCGCGGCTGGTGCTCGGCGCGGCGGCGCTCTTCGCGGCGCTGCTCGCGAAGGAGAGCGCGCTGACGATCGCGGTCGCGGTGCCGCTGCTGGTGGCGGCGCGGGCCGAGGTCGCCGGTGCGTCGGGCGTTGCGCTCGGCGAGCGCTGGCGTCGCGTCGCGCGCGGCAGCGCGGCCCCGCTCGCGGCGCTCGCCGTCGGTGCGCTGTGCTTCTTCGTCGTCCGCCACGCGGTGCTCGGCGGTGACGTGCTGTCGCGCGCCGTGATCGCGCCGATCGACAACCCGCTCATCGCGCGCGACGCGCCGTCGCGCGTCGCGCACGCGCTCGCGCTGCTCGGTCGCTACCTCGCGATGTGCGTCTTCCCCTGGCGGCTCAGCGCCGACTACAGCTTCGGCACGCCCGGGCTGTTCGACGGCGTCGGGGCGCCGGCGCCGCTGCTCTGGCTCGCGCTCTGCGCGGCGCTCGCGGTCGCGACGGTCGTCGGCATCGCGCGCGGCTCGCTGCGCCTCGCGTTCGTCGGGCTCTGGTTCTTCGGCACGTTCGCGATCACGTCGAACGTGCTGCTGCCGATCGGCGCGGGGTTCGCCGAGCGCCTCGCGTACGTGCCGAGCGTCGCGGTGTGTGCGCTCGTCGCGTGGCTGCTCGTCGAGCACGCGGGCCGGGTCGTGCGCATCGGCGGAAGCGTCGCGCTGCTCGCGGCCTACGCCGTGCTGACGCTGTCCTACAACCGGGTCTGGCACGACGACGCGACGCTGCTCGCGTACGAGATGCGGACGTCGCCGAGCGCCAAGGTGCAAGCGGCGTACGGCAAGGTGCTGCTCGATCGCGGCGCGCACGACGAGGCGCGCGCGCTGTTCCACGCCGCGCTCGACGCGTATCCGCGCCACATGATGGCGGCGTACGGGCTCGGTCTCGTCGAGCTGAAGGAGGGCCGTCCGGACGCGGCGCGCGTCTGGCTCGAGAAGGCGATCGAGCTCGACCCGGGGCATCCTCCGAGCCTCGTGCTGCTCGGCCGGATGCGCTTTGCCGACGGCGAGATCGACGAGGCGGCGCGTCTCTTCGTGCGCGCGCTGAACTCGGACAACAAGAGCTTCGATGCGAAGCTCGGCATCCTCGCGGCGCTGCTCGCGCGCGACAACCTCGCGCAGGCGGCGCCGCTGCGCGACGAGCTGATGGCGCTCTCGCCGCGGCACGCGGAGCTCTTGGCGCTGAGCGCCGAGCTCGACCGCAGGCTCGCGGGCGCGGGCGGCCGTAGCGGCGCGGGCGGCGACGACGCGCGTCGCACCGTCGCCTTGGCCGGCTCGGGGGGCGCATGA
- a CDS encoding sigma 54-interacting transcriptional regulator: MSTVDEQAFRDETLRERLRILLFARVLVVTVFLAAAGAYHLSVARPGSVIGSATFFWIAVAYAVTLASALVVRVVPRPRLFAYAQMVLDVLLLTGAIELARGAGSPLAVLYVLAIANAAGLLLMRGALVSALAASIAWAYLTVDAARTLGESMLLDAVVPSLLGSSCFILIAVMMGSLTRKLARTERELSLRDSEVRRLEGLHSALANGLESGLLVADVTGRVRSANPACQQILGHPISSILGREVTWLIPLLATSEDQDEGREHRECEYRAPDGGAKRLRIKRTQLTDTYGNGIGELVLLQDVTRIQELEERLARDERSALLLDDEPVADERDPATEPTEDERDGIVGACQAMRAVSKLIDKVAHADATVLVTGESGTGKELVARAIHRRSARANAPFVVVNCGAIPENLIESELFGHVRGAFTGAIADRPGLFRRAHGGTIFLDEIGELPLQLQVRLLRVLQDRMVMPVGGNTQFAVDVRVIAATNRVLEDLVKEGRFREDLYYRLAVISIHVPPLREREGDLERLIAHFVRKAAERHAKPVARVSGRAMELLLRYKYPGNVRELENVIEHAVTLADGDTIREVDLPEALRDAVTLRAATLAAAPAVAEAQAAASENGLGDRVDDGLARASSNLLAGREALRDALRDAPIVLPIDEGEGASLDDQLARREKEMLLAALARASGVKKKAATLLGINYRSFRHRLQKYGLDAHGDEMMPRLSSTPLPRESGH, translated from the coding sequence ATGAGCACCGTCGACGAGCAGGCCTTCCGCGACGAGACGCTGCGCGAGCGTCTGCGCATCCTTCTCTTCGCGCGCGTCCTCGTCGTCACCGTCTTCCTCGCGGCCGCCGGCGCCTACCATCTGAGCGTGGCCCGCCCCGGCAGCGTGATCGGCTCGGCGACGTTCTTCTGGATCGCCGTCGCCTACGCCGTGACGCTGGCGTCGGCGCTCGTCGTGCGCGTCGTGCCGCGGCCGCGGCTGTTCGCGTACGCGCAGATGGTGCTCGACGTCCTGCTGCTGACCGGCGCGATCGAGCTCGCGCGCGGCGCGGGCTCGCCGCTCGCCGTGCTCTACGTGCTCGCGATCGCCAACGCCGCCGGTCTGCTGCTCATGCGCGGCGCGCTGGTGAGCGCGCTCGCCGCGTCGATCGCCTGGGCGTACTTGACGGTCGACGCCGCACGCACCCTGGGCGAGAGCATGCTGCTCGACGCCGTCGTGCCGTCGCTGCTCGGCTCGAGCTGCTTCATCTTGATCGCGGTCATGATGGGCTCGCTGACGCGCAAGCTCGCCAGGACCGAGCGCGAGCTGTCGCTGCGCGACAGCGAGGTGCGCCGTCTCGAGGGTCTGCACAGCGCGCTCGCGAACGGCCTCGAGAGCGGCCTGCTGGTCGCGGACGTGACCGGCCGCGTGCGCTCGGCGAACCCCGCGTGCCAGCAGATCCTCGGCCACCCGATCTCGTCGATCCTCGGACGCGAGGTCACCTGGCTCATCCCGCTGCTCGCGACGTCGGAGGATCAGGACGAGGGCCGCGAGCACCGCGAGTGCGAGTACCGCGCGCCCGACGGCGGCGCGAAGCGCCTGCGCATCAAGCGGACGCAGCTCACCGATACCTACGGCAACGGGATCGGCGAGCTCGTCTTGCTGCAGGACGTGACCCGCATCCAGGAGCTCGAGGAGCGGCTCGCGCGCGACGAGCGCTCGGCGCTGCTGCTCGACGACGAGCCGGTCGCCGACGAGCGCGACCCCGCCACCGAGCCGACGGAGGACGAGCGCGACGGCATCGTCGGCGCCTGCCAGGCGATGCGCGCGGTGTCGAAGCTGATCGACAAGGTCGCGCACGCCGACGCGACGGTGCTCGTCACCGGCGAGAGCGGCACGGGCAAGGAGCTCGTGGCGCGCGCGATCCATCGGCGCAGCGCACGCGCGAACGCGCCGTTCGTGGTCGTCAACTGCGGCGCGATCCCCGAGAACCTGATCGAGAGCGAGCTCTTCGGCCACGTCCGCGGCGCCTTCACGGGCGCGATCGCCGACCGGCCGGGGCTCTTCCGCCGCGCGCACGGCGGCACGATCTTCCTCGACGAGATCGGCGAGCTGCCGCTGCAGCTCCAGGTGCGTCTGCTGCGCGTCCTGCAGGACCGCATGGTGATGCCGGTCGGCGGCAACACGCAGTTCGCGGTCGACGTGCGGGTGATCGCGGCGACCAACCGCGTGCTCGAGGACCTCGTCAAGGAAGGCCGCTTCCGCGAGGACCTCTACTACCGGCTGGCGGTGATCTCGATCCACGTGCCGCCGCTGCGCGAGCGCGAGGGCGACCTCGAGCGTCTGATCGCGCACTTCGTGCGCAAGGCCGCGGAGCGTCACGCGAAGCCGGTGGCGCGGGTCTCCGGCCGCGCGATGGAGCTGCTGCTGCGCTACAAGTACCCGGGCAACGTGCGCGAGCTCGAGAACGTGATCGAGCACGCCGTGACGCTCGCCGACGGCGACACGATCCGCGAGGTCGACCTGCCGGAGGCCTTGCGCGACGCGGTGACGCTGCGCGCGGCGACGCTCGCTGCGGCGCCGGCGGTCGCCGAGGCGCAGGCGGCGGCGTCCGAGAACGGGCTCGGCGACCGGGTCGACGACGGCCTGGCGCGCGCCTCGTCGAACCTGCTCGCCGGTCGCGAGGCGCTGCGTGACGCCTTGCGCGACGCGCCGATCGTCCTGCCGATCGACGAGGGCGAGGGAGCGAGCCTCGACGACCAGCTCGCCCGGCGCGAGAAGGAGATGCTGCTCGCCGCGCTCGCGCGCGCGTCCGGCGTGAAGAAGAAGGCCGCGACGCTGCTCGGGATCAACTACCGCTCCTTCCGCCACCGGCTGCAGAAGTACGGCCTCGACGCGCACGGCGACGAGATGATGCCGCGGCTGAGTTCCACGCCGCTGCCGCGCGAATCGGGTCACTGA
- a CDS encoding GDSL-type esterase/lipase family protein yields the protein MQRAKILAAAAVLVLSAATAADARLDVVARLDLPGSARPTSLVADATGRLLYLATLRRPRHDELYAIDVGPDGRDAQLAWSLEIGASVHALAIDGSRLYLATSHDAEELVIVDTDLRSRVGSFDAPGRADGLLVEVLEPGVVLLGRRRSADPESFRLDVRDPANVVVLEASEARRSAWPAKPEPLPRSSYRGRLVGRIDRPSEHGVLHYVAVGDRKAELQILEDRPPVRFADVDGDGIYRLGCLGDSNTVDHSEQASWCTLLAAAIDDPTFEVINVAVAGATVTKNLKLDSDATSQMAQVLAHRPDAVVLAFGTNDLFQLRSPAVILAAYLAQEARALAAGVAFYVATTPPHAACRNRGCLALEETNRLLRESFPGRLLEFFDGFTAEHFLADGYHLNEAGQRLRAERAFELFALL from the coding sequence GTGCAGCGCGCGAAGATTCTCGCCGCAGCGGCCGTGCTCGTGCTCTCGGCCGCGACGGCCGCGGACGCGCGGCTCGACGTCGTCGCGCGGCTCGACCTGCCGGGCAGCGCGCGTCCGACGAGCCTCGTCGCCGACGCGACCGGCCGGCTCCTCTACCTCGCCACCTTGCGCCGTCCGCGTCACGACGAGCTCTACGCGATCGACGTCGGACCGGACGGTCGCGACGCGCAGCTCGCCTGGTCGCTCGAGATCGGCGCCTCGGTGCACGCGCTCGCGATCGACGGCTCGCGGCTCTATCTCGCGACCAGCCACGACGCCGAGGAGCTCGTCATCGTCGACACCGATCTGCGCAGCCGGGTCGGCTCGTTCGACGCGCCGGGACGCGCCGATGGCTTGCTCGTCGAGGTGCTCGAACCGGGCGTCGTCCTGCTCGGGCGACGGCGCAGCGCGGATCCCGAGTCCTTCCGTCTCGACGTGCGCGACCCCGCGAACGTCGTCGTGCTCGAGGCCAGCGAGGCGCGAAGGAGCGCGTGGCCTGCGAAGCCGGAGCCGCTGCCCCGCTCGTCGTACCGCGGGCGGCTCGTCGGGCGCATCGACCGTCCGAGCGAGCACGGCGTCCTGCACTACGTCGCGGTCGGCGACCGCAAGGCCGAGCTCCAGATCCTCGAGGACCGGCCGCCGGTGCGCTTCGCCGACGTCGATGGCGACGGGATCTACCGCCTCGGCTGCCTCGGCGACTCGAACACCGTCGACCACTCGGAGCAAGCGAGCTGGTGCACGCTGCTCGCCGCGGCGATCGACGATCCGACGTTCGAGGTGATCAACGTCGCCGTGGCCGGGGCGACGGTGACGAAGAACCTCAAGCTCGACTCCGACGCGACGTCGCAGATGGCGCAGGTGCTCGCGCACCGGCCCGACGCGGTGGTGCTCGCCTTCGGCACCAACGACCTGTTCCAGCTGAGATCCCCGGCCGTGATCCTCGCCGCTTACCTGGCACAGGAGGCGAGGGCGCTCGCGGCCGGCGTCGCGTTCTACGTCGCCACGACGCCGCCCCACGCAGCCTGTCGCAACCGTGGGTGCCTGGCGCTCGAGGAGACGAACCGCCTTCTCCGCGAGAGCTTCCCCGGGCGCCTGCTCGAGTTCTTCGACGGCTTCACGGCGGAGCATTTCCTGGCGGACGGCTACCACCTGAACGAGGCCGGCCAGCGGCTGCGCGCCGAGCGCGCCTTCGAGCTCTTCGCGCTGCTCTGA
- a CDS encoding prepilin-type N-terminal cleavage/methylation domain-containing protein has protein sequence MRNEKGFTLIELLVVVAIIGILAAIAIPQFSEYRKQGFNARASSDLRNLATAEEAYFAANAAYTSNVEQLTGFKQSPGVTINISPSDNTFTASAYHVNGDKTFNWDSANGGLQNAP, from the coding sequence ATGAGGAACGAGAAGGGCTTCACGTTGATCGAGCTTCTGGTGGTCGTCGCGATCATCGGCATTCTGGCGGCAATCGCGATTCCGCAGTTCTCGGAGTACCGCAAGCAGGGCTTCAACGCTCGCGCGTCGTCCGACCTGCGCAACCTCGCGACCGCCGAGGAGGCGTACTTCGCGGCCAACGCGGCCTACACCTCGAACGTCGAGCAGCTCACCGGCTTCAAGCAGTCGCCGGGTGTGACGATCAACATCTCGCCGAGCGACAACACCTTCACGGCGTCGGCGTACCACGTCAACGGCGACAAGACGTTCAACTGGGACTCGGCCAACGGCGGTCTGCAGAACGCTCCGTGA
- the pilB gene encoding type IV-A pilus assembly ATPase PilB has protein sequence MEAIARTQQHAEPARAHTVSSRIGELLLKQGVITPADLRVAMGRLRESGGALTTYVVKHCGVSEAELLTVLQEEYHLPVVDPAGLDIPPEVIDVLPAVLANKYHIVPVSLSRTTLTLAMADPSNLIAINEVKFLTGFDVRAAIAGPLSIERAIERYYDRAINYGDVLSQLGNEDMEVVQTEEEVDLKQLEKATEEAPVVKLVNALLTDAIKKRASDIHIEPYERMLRVRFRVDGVLHEIMQPPLKLKNAIISRIKIMSSLDIAERRLPQDGRIKVKVGGGGEMDLRVSTLPTLFGEKVVMRLLDKSQVQLDINKLGFDQRAIDLFRSAINKPYGMILVTGPTGSGKTTTLYSALSELNKVGTNISTAEDPVEYNMVGVNQLQVHEDIGLNFATALRAFLRQDPDVIMVGEIRDFETAEIAVKAALTGHLVLSTVHTNDAPSTINRLLNMGIEPFLIASSVNLIMAQRLARVVCPKCREPHEVPARVMIELGVPEDQAKDIIAYKGKGCSYCGNTGFRGRTALYEMMAMTEPMRELILSGASAIELKRQAMADGMKTLRQSGIEKVCDGVTSVEEVMRVTMND, from the coding sequence ATGGAAGCGATTGCCAGAACACAACAACACGCCGAGCCGGCCCGCGCCCACACGGTCAGTAGCCGGATCGGTGAGCTGCTGCTGAAACAGGGTGTCATCACCCCGGCCGACTTGCGCGTCGCGATGGGTCGACTGCGCGAGTCGGGCGGTGCGCTCACCACCTACGTGGTGAAGCACTGCGGCGTCTCGGAAGCCGAGCTGCTGACGGTGCTCCAGGAGGAGTACCACCTGCCGGTCGTCGATCCGGCCGGGCTCGACATCCCGCCCGAGGTCATCGACGTCCTGCCGGCGGTGCTCGCGAACAAGTACCACATCGTCCCCGTGAGCCTGTCGCGCACGACGCTCACGCTGGCGATGGCCGACCCGTCGAACTTGATTGCGATCAACGAGGTCAAGTTCCTGACCGGGTTCGACGTCCGCGCCGCGATCGCCGGTCCGCTGTCGATCGAGCGCGCCATCGAGCGCTACTACGATCGCGCGATCAACTACGGCGACGTCCTCTCGCAGCTCGGCAACGAGGACATGGAGGTCGTCCAGACCGAGGAAGAGGTCGACCTCAAGCAGCTCGAGAAGGCGACGGAAGAGGCGCCGGTCGTCAAGCTGGTGAACGCGCTGCTCACCGACGCGATCAAGAAGCGCGCTTCCGACATCCACATCGAGCCGTACGAGCGCATGCTGCGCGTGCGCTTCCGCGTCGACGGCGTGCTGCACGAGATCATGCAGCCGCCGCTGAAGCTCAAGAACGCGATCATCTCGCGCATCAAGATCATGTCGTCGCTCGACATCGCCGAGCGCCGTCTGCCGCAGGACGGACGCATCAAGGTGAAGGTCGGCGGCGGCGGCGAGATGGATCTGCGCGTGTCGACCCTGCCGACGCTGTTCGGCGAGAAGGTCGTCATGCGTCTGCTCGACAAGAGCCAGGTCCAGCTCGACATCAACAAGCTCGGCTTCGACCAGCGCGCGATCGATCTGTTCCGCTCGGCGATCAACAAGCCGTACGGGATGATCCTCGTCACCGGCCCGACCGGTTCCGGTAAGACGACGACGCTCTACTCGGCGCTCAGCGAGCTCAACAAGGTGGGCACCAACATCTCGACCGCCGAGGATCCGGTCGAGTACAACATGGTCGGCGTCAATCAGCTCCAGGTGCACGAGGACATCGGGCTGAACTTCGCGACCGCGCTGCGCGCGTTTCTCCGTCAGGACCCCGACGTCATCATGGTCGGCGAGATCCGCGACTTCGAGACCGCGGAGATCGCGGTCAAGGCGGCGCTCACCGGCCACCTGGTGCTGTCGACCGTGCACACCAACGACGCGCCGTCGACGATCAACCGACTGCTCAACATGGGCATCGAGCCGTTCCTGATCGCGTCGTCGGTGAACCTGATCATGGCGCAGCGTCTCGCGCGCGTCGTGTGCCCGAAGTGTCGCGAGCCGCACGAGGTGCCGGCGCGCGTGATGATCGAGCTCGGCGTTCCCGAGGATCAGGCGAAGGACATCATCGCCTACAAGGGCAAGGGCTGCTCGTACTGCGGCAACACAGGCTTCCGCGGCCGCACGGCGCTCTACGAGATGATGGCGATGACCGAGCCGATGCGTGAGCTGATCCTGAGTGGCGCATCCGCCATCGAGCTCAAGCGCCAGGCGATGGCCGACGGCATGAAGACCCTGCGTCAGAGCGGCATCGAGAAGGTGTGCGATGGCGTGACGAGCGTCGAGGAAGTGATGCGCGTCACGATGAACGATTGA